The region TAATCTGTTCGCCTGCTTTCGGGTGGGATTCGTCCTCATACATCATCCGCTCCAGCAGCTCCATGGTCTCCACGCCATACTGGTCATTCCAGGTGAACGCGGTCAGATCCTCATTGAACGGGCCGCTTCCATAAGACCACGAGTACGAGGACAGAATGGCCCAGGTCTTCCAGTCACGGAAGAAGTTCGCGCCATACACCCGCCCCCCAGCATCTTTGACAGCAATCGCTTTGGCCGATTCCTCAAAGGTCTTCCAGGTCCATTTCCCTGCGGAAGCCAGCGTATTCGGGTCCGTCAGATTCGCCTTGTCGAACAGCGTCTTGTTGTAGAACATGACCACCGGCGGTGTCGAGAACGGCAGGCCCAGCAATTGATCCCCGTCCCGGAACAAATCTAGCGTGCTCGGAATATAATCGTCCAGGTTAAAGGAAGCATCGTCCTTGAAGGAGGAGACATCCGCCAGAATGCCGTTGGCCTTGAACTGCGGGATCATCCGCTCCGAGACCCAGGCGATATCCGGAAGGGATTTCCCTGCGGCCAGCACGGATATTTTCTGCTGATAATCCGTGAATGGCACCGAATCCATAGTCACCTTAATGCCCGGATTGTCTGCTTCAAATTGGCTGATCAGCTTGTTGTACACATCCATATGCCCTTGATTGCCCCACATTAGAAACTTTAACTCCACATCTTCCTGTTTCCCGGGACTCTCGGCATTTCCGCTTGCTGCGGGCTTGGCACAACCTGCCGTCAAGCCCAGCAGCATGGCTGAAAGAAGCACTGCTCCTGCTTTTTTCATGAACATCCCCCTTTGATATGTTAGTTTTAATGACTCTTTTAGTATAAAGGAGACGTATTCGGTGTAGAAATCATCCAAAATACAGGAATGGTTCGTTATATTTATGTTTTACGTTAGATTAACTAACACTTCATTCTTGATTATTAAATTGATTACGGTATTCTCCCCCCGTCATCCCCGTCTGCTGCTTGAACACCAGCATGAAATGCTTCGGGCTTTGATGGCCGGATAACCGGGCCACATCATATATTTTGAGCTGGGTATGGCTGAGCAGCCATTTCGCACGTTCCATCCGGGAATCGGTTACATAGTCTGAATAATTGCAGCCCGCCTCTCCCTTGAACAGCTGGCTCAGATACGTAGCGTTCAGATTGACATGGGAAGCTACCGTCTGCAGCCGCAGATCACCGTCAATATGCAGTCTGACATATTCCTTAACATCCCGTATGATCTTGCGTGTATCTCCTCCGCTGTCCACCCGCAGCGGGCCTGGCGTCTGTTCCAGGGAAGTTATGCCATGACGCTTATCGAGCAGCAGCCGTGCTTTTTCCATCACGCTAACCAGCTCATGGCGTTCTACGGGCTTTAACAGGTAATGAAGAACTCCGTATTCTATGGCTTTTTGGGCATATTCAAATTCGCCGTATCCGCTCACAATGATGACCAGCAGCCCGGGATACATCGACTTCACCTTCCCGGCCAGCGCCAGTCCGTCCATTTCCTTCATGCGGATATCGGTAATCATTACGTCCGGCAGCTCGGACTTTAAGTACAGGAGCGCCTCCCGTCCGCCCGGCATTTCAGCGGTCACCTCGAAAAAGGGCGCCGACCTGCTAATTAGCTCGCGCATCCCTTGTCTAATCACGATCTCGTCCTCTACGAGCAGCACTTTATACATTCTCTTCTCCCCCTGATTCCGGTATCGTTATCGTAATAGTCACAGCCAGCCCTTGTCCCGGACTTCCGTCAACCGTGAGGCTCCCGCCTTCCCCGTACAGCAGCTTGATCCGCTGGCCGATATTGCGCAGCCCCAGACTCTCCTCCTCGCTGCGCCGGAGCGAATCCATGGAAGGATCTTGTTCGATCTCCCGGTTCAGCGCCGTGAGTTCCTCCTCCTCTAAGCCGTTCCCGTCGTCACGCACCGTAATCAATAGCTCGTTGTCAAAACGCAGCGCTGACACCCAGATCGTCCCTTCTTCTCGCCCGGCGATCCCGTGATCGATGGCATTCTCCACAAGCGGCTGAATGGTGAGCTTCGGAATGCGCAAATGCTGCACATCCTCTTCAATCTCGTTATGCACCGTCAGCTTACCGCCAAAGCGGATCTGCTGGATACGGACATAGGAGTCCACGAACGCGATTTCCTCTCCCAGCGATACGAGCCGGCCGGCCTTGTCAATCGTATAGCGAAGCAGCTTGCCCAGTGCGGATACCATATCCGATACCTCATCATGCCTGCGCTGGACGGCCATCATATTGATCGATTCCAGCGTATTATAGATAAAATGCGGGTTAATCTGACTCTGCAGGGCGGACAGCTCAGCCTCCTTTTCCCGGAGTCCAATCACGAGTACCTCATGAAACAGGCGGTTGATTTCCTCCATCATCTTATTAAATCCGCGCCCGAGCTGCCCGAATTCATCTCCCCCCAGCGGACTGACCCGCATGTTGAAATCGCCCCGCTCCACCCTGGACATATTGCTCTTGAGCTCCACCAGCGGGAGGGTGATCCGGTACGATACCGCATAAGCGAGCAACAGCACCGTCACCAGGCAAAAAAGGGCAAGCCATAACGTGAAAATCATCATCGCGCGCGATTCCTTCAGCATCACTCCAATGGGAGTCAGGCCGATGACGGACAAGCCCGAATACGGGGACTTATGGCTGACAAACAAATAATCTGTGCCTCCCAGCCTCTCCCGCTCCCCGCCTTGCAGCTCCTTGATCCGCCCGGAGTGAATCAGCTCGCCGTATGCCGACTGCCCGTTTCCCGGCTTTTGCTCATACAGCAAGCGCTGGTCTCCGTCAATGATCATCAGGTTCGTGGATTGTTCAATCTTCAGCTTAGAGAAGACGGAGCCGAAGGCTGACTGCTTAGCGTCGATGAGTATGTAGCCCAGACGCCTCAGTGTTCTGGGTTCCTTGATCACCCTGGCTACCGAAATATAGGCTGAGGGGTCGGTTCCGGCATAATAAGAGGGATGATGCGGGGGAAGAATGATCCACTCGCCGTCCGACTGCTCCAAGGCGCTGAACCATTCGTCATGCCTGCCATCCCATGAGGTGTTGACCGCCAGCGGCTCCACGTTGGAGAACAGGGTTCCGCTGTTGCTCAGCAGATGGATGCCCCGGATTTCCGGACGATCGTATGCCTGTGCGGAGGTATATAGCTTCATTTTCTGATAATCATCAGACAGCGCCCATGTGCCTGAGCCCATAGGACCATCGTATTTAGCCAGAATAGATAACACCTGCTCGTCATACAGAGGCATCAGCGACAACCGCTCCAGATCCTTCAGCAGCCTGTCCAGATTGGCGTTGGCCTGTCCGGCGACATCCACCGTATATTGCTTTGTTTTCTCGTTCAGGGTGGAGGAGAAATGACGGTACGTCACCATTCCCTGCACACTTAACGGCAGCAGCGTCAGCATGGTGAACAGGAGCAGCAATCTGGTGCGCATTTTACTTCTTCTCAACCGTAGGATCAGCCCCCGCAGCATCTCAAGTCCTCCTTTTGTTAAGTAAGC is a window of Paenibacillus sp. FSL H3-0469 DNA encoding:
- a CDS encoding sensor histidine kinase, which translates into the protein MRTRLLLLFTMLTLLPLSVQGMVTYRHFSSTLNEKTKQYTVDVAGQANANLDRLLKDLERLSLMPLYDEQVLSILAKYDGPMGSGTWALSDDYQKMKLYTSAQAYDRPEIRGIHLLSNSGTLFSNVEPLAVNTSWDGRHDEWFSALEQSDGEWIILPPHHPSYYAGTDPSAYISVARVIKEPRTLRRLGYILIDAKQSAFGSVFSKLKIEQSTNLMIIDGDQRLLYEQKPGNGQSAYGELIHSGRIKELQGGERERLGGTDYLFVSHKSPYSGLSVIGLTPIGVMLKESRAMMIFTLWLALFCLVTVLLLAYAVSYRITLPLVELKSNMSRVERGDFNMRVSPLGGDEFGQLGRGFNKMMEEINRLFHEVLVIGLREKEAELSALQSQINPHFIYNTLESINMMAVQRRHDEVSDMVSALGKLLRYTIDKAGRLVSLGEEIAFVDSYVRIQQIRFGGKLTVHNEIEEDVQHLRIPKLTIQPLVENAIDHGIAGREEGTIWVSALRFDNELLITVRDDGNGLEEEELTALNREIEQDPSMDSLRRSEEESLGLRNIGQRIKLLYGEGGSLTVDGSPGQGLAVTITITIPESGGEENV
- a CDS encoding response regulator encodes the protein MYKVLLVEDEIVIRQGMRELISRSAPFFEVTAEMPGGREALLYLKSELPDVMITDIRMKEMDGLALAGKVKSMYPGLLVIIVSGYGEFEYAQKAIEYGVLHYLLKPVERHELVSVMEKARLLLDKRHGITSLEQTPGPLRVDSGGDTRKIIRDVKEYVRLHIDGDLRLQTVASHVNLNATYLSQLFKGEAGCNYSDYVTDSRMERAKWLLSHTQLKIYDVARLSGHQSPKHFMLVFKQQTGMTGGEYRNQFNNQE
- a CDS encoding sugar ABC transporter substrate-binding protein gives rise to the protein MKKAGAVLLSAMLLGLTAGCAKPAASGNAESPGKQEDVELKFLMWGNQGHMDVYNKLISQFEADNPGIKVTMDSVPFTDYQQKISVLAAGKSLPDIAWVSERMIPQFKANGILADVSSFKDDASFNLDDYIPSTLDLFRDGDQLLGLPFSTPPVVMFYNKTLFDKANLTDPNTLASAGKWTWKTFEESAKAIAVKDAGGRVYGANFFRDWKTWAILSSYSWSYGSGPFNEDLTAFTWNDQYGVETMELLERMMYEDESHPKAGEQISFDAGNLGMFFDNYSYVSKAREITGFEWSIAPMPSGSAGSVPMLGQAGYTLFKDSKHPEEAKKLLKLFASQSGIEATSTYFVPPRTSVLSSDAFLNQPNNPPAEHIVQAVIDEMPKARIIPGHIRWQDIDNAVLQGFDRLFGQSASAKDNMAKMQTDVEAILK